A region from the Sulfurivermis fontis genome encodes:
- the trpC gene encoding indole-3-glycerol phosphate synthase TrpC yields the protein MSDTPDILKKILQRKAEEIAARRSRVSIAELRDRVPAAPALRPFVGALRAKLAAGLPAVIAEVKKASPSKGLLRPDFHPAEIAASYERGGAACLSVLTDIDFFQGSDEYLQQARAACGLPVIRKDFIIDTYQVVEARAIGADCILLIAAALSDGQMAELTAAATELGLDVLVEVHDGQELERMLRLPLPLVGINNRNLRTFEVSLQTTLDLLAQIPEDRIVVTESGILSRDDVTLMRRHGVHSFLVGEAFMRAAEPGEKLAELFNT from the coding sequence GTGAGCGATACCCCGGATATCCTGAAGAAAATCCTGCAGCGCAAGGCCGAAGAGATCGCGGCGCGGCGCAGTCGGGTGAGTATCGCGGAGTTGCGCGACCGCGTGCCGGCGGCGCCGGCGCTGCGCCCCTTCGTCGGCGCGCTGCGCGCCAAGCTGGCCGCCGGGCTGCCGGCGGTGATCGCCGAGGTGAAGAAGGCCTCGCCCAGCAAAGGCCTGTTGCGTCCCGATTTCCACCCGGCGGAGATCGCGGCCTCCTACGAACGCGGCGGTGCAGCCTGCCTGTCGGTACTGACCGATATCGATTTCTTTCAGGGCAGCGACGAATACCTGCAACAGGCCCGCGCGGCCTGTGGGCTGCCGGTGATCCGCAAGGACTTCATCATCGACACTTACCAGGTGGTGGAGGCGCGTGCCATCGGTGCCGACTGCATCCTGCTCATCGCCGCTGCATTGAGCGACGGACAGATGGCCGAGCTGACCGCCGCCGCGACGGAGCTGGGGCTGGATGTGCTGGTGGAGGTGCACGACGGGCAGGAACTGGAGCGCATGCTGCGCCTGCCGCTGCCCCTGGTCGGCATCAACAACCGCAATCTGCGCACCTTCGAGGTTTCCCTGCAAACCACCCTCGACCTGTTGGCGCAGATCCCGGAGGATCGCATCGTGGTCACCGAGAGCGGCATCCTGAGCCGCGACGACGTGACGCTGATGCGCCGTCACGGTGTGCACAGTTTTCTGGTGGGGGAGGCGTTTATGCGCGCGGCGGAGCCGGGCGAGAAGCTGGCGGAGTTGTTTAATACTTAG
- the crp gene encoding cAMP-activated global transcriptional regulator CRP produces MTTKALSTGNPAIDRFLVHCHRRKYASKSTIIRAGDKPDVLYYVIKGGMTVLIEDDNGREIVLAYLNPGDFFGEMGLFDESAGRSAWVRSRTECELAEISYTRFRQVAHDDPEILFALSSQMAARLRTTSRKVGDLAFLDVTGRIARTLLDLTREPDAMTHPDGMQIRITRQEIGRIVGCSREMAGRVLKTLEEQGLISVKGKTIVVFGAR; encoded by the coding sequence ATGACGACCAAGGCGCTGAGCACCGGCAACCCGGCGATCGATCGCTTCCTGGTCCATTGCCACCGCCGCAAATACGCCTCCAAGAGCACCATCATCCGTGCCGGCGACAAGCCCGACGTGCTGTATTACGTCATCAAGGGCGGCATGACGGTGTTGATCGAGGACGACAACGGCCGCGAGATCGTGCTCGCCTACCTCAACCCCGGCGACTTCTTCGGCGAGATGGGCCTGTTCGACGAAAGCGCCGGCCGCAGCGCCTGGGTGCGCTCGCGCACCGAGTGCGAACTGGCGGAGATCAGCTACACCCGCTTCCGCCAGGTGGCGCACGACGACCCGGAGATCCTCTTCGCCCTGTCCAGCCAGATGGCGGCACGCCTGCGCACCACCAGCCGCAAGGTGGGCGACCTGGCCTTCCTCGACGTCACCGGCCGCATCGCCCGCACCCTGCTCGACCTCACCAGGGAGCCGGATGCCATGACCCATCCCGACGGCATGCAGATCCGCATCACCCGCCAGGAGATCGGCCGCATCGTCGGCTGCTCGCGCGAAATGGCCGGGCGTGTGCTCAAGACCCTGGAAGAACAGGGCCTGATCTCGGTGAAGGGCAAGACCATCGTCGTGTTCGGTGCGCGGTAA
- a CDS encoding OsmC family protein, producing the protein MKARIKWVEQATFLGETESGHAVVMDGPPDHGGRNLGPRPMEMLLLGMGGCTSFDVVSILKKARQPIRDCVAEITAERADTDPKVFTRIHVHFIVTGQDLKEAQVKRAVELSAEKYCSASIMLGKVAEITHDYEIVAG; encoded by the coding sequence ATGAAGGCGCGTATCAAATGGGTGGAGCAGGCCACCTTCCTGGGCGAGACGGAGAGCGGCCACGCGGTGGTGATGGACGGCCCGCCCGACCACGGCGGCCGCAATCTGGGGCCGCGGCCGATGGAGATGCTGCTGCTCGGCATGGGCGGTTGCACCTCCTTCGATGTGGTCAGCATCCTGAAGAAGGCGCGCCAGCCCATCCGTGACTGCGTGGCCGAGATCACCGCCGAGCGTGCCGACACCGACCCCAAGGTTTTCACCCGGATCCACGTCCACTTCATCGTCACCGGCCAGGACCTGAAGGAGGCCCAGGTCAAGCGAGCGGTCGAGCTGTCGGCAGAGAAGTACTGCTCCGCCTCCATCATGCTGGGCAAGGTGGCCGAGATCACCCACGACTACGAGATCGTGGCAGGCTGA
- the speD gene encoding adenosylmethionine decarboxylase codes for MPDSLGTKLKLHGFNNLTKTLSFNIYDICYTQTDAQQREYIEYIDEEYNAERLTNILTDVADIIGANILNIARQDYDPQGASVTMLISEEPVLSQDRSNTESPGPLLPDAVVAHLDKSHITVHTYPESHPDNGISTFRADIDVSTCGRISPLKALNYLIHSFESDIVTMDYRVRGFTRDVKGRKYFIDHKINSIQNYIARDTLDRYQMIDVNVYQENIFHTKMMLKEFDLDNYLFGVQARDLDPADSRTIRRRLQREMLEIFYGRNLTKIPKK; via the coding sequence TTGCCTGACTCTCTCGGAACCAAGCTCAAGCTGCACGGCTTCAACAACCTGACCAAGACGCTGAGCTTCAACATCTACGACATCTGCTACACGCAGACCGATGCCCAGCAGCGCGAGTACATCGAGTACATCGATGAGGAATACAACGCCGAGCGCCTGACCAACATCCTCACCGATGTGGCCGATATCATCGGCGCCAACATCCTCAACATCGCGCGCCAGGATTACGATCCGCAGGGCGCCAGCGTCACCATGCTGATCTCCGAGGAGCCGGTGCTGTCGCAAGACCGCTCCAACACCGAATCGCCCGGTCCGCTGCTGCCGGACGCCGTGGTGGCGCATCTGGACAAGAGCCACATCACCGTACACACCTATCCGGAGAGCCATCCGGACAACGGCATCAGCACCTTCCGCGCCGACATCGATGTCTCCACCTGCGGCCGCATCTCGCCGCTGAAGGCGCTGAACTATCTGATCCACAGCTTCGAGTCCGACATCGTCACCATGGACTACCGCGTGCGCGGCTTCACCCGCGACGTCAAGGGGCGCAAGTATTTCATCGACCACAAGATCAACTCGATCCAGAATTACATCGCCCGCGATACGCTGGATCGCTACCAGATGATCGACGTCAACGTCTATCAGGAGAACATCTTCCACACCAAGATGATGCTCAAGGAGTTCGACCTGGATAACTACCTGTTCGGTGTCCAGGCGCGCGACCTCGACCCGGCGGATTCGCGCACCATCCGCCGGCGTCTGCAACGGGAAATGCTGGAGATCTTCTATGGACGGAATCTGACGAAGATTCCCAAAAAATAG
- the coq7 gene encoding 2-polyprenyl-3-methyl-6-methoxy-1,4-benzoquinone monooxygenase, translated as MRNYSPIDKLFLNFDTALRTVFGRPVLTERPNPAEHLPEAELSEAERVLAGRLMRINHAGEVSAQGLYQGQALTARLPEVRDKMERAALEENDHLEWCERRAKEMGTHVSYLNPLWYAGSLAIGALAGAAGDKWSLGFVVETEHQVVRHLDEHLAQLPEHDQKSRAILEQMKEDEAHHATLALHAGGAPLPEPVKRLMGLVSKVMTRTTYWI; from the coding sequence ATGCGCAACTACTCCCCCATCGACAAGCTGTTTCTCAACTTCGATACCGCCCTGCGTACCGTGTTCGGACGGCCGGTGCTGACCGAACGCCCCAATCCGGCGGAGCACCTGCCCGAGGCGGAGCTGAGCGAGGCCGAGCGCGTGCTGGCCGGACGGCTGATGCGCATCAACCACGCCGGCGAGGTGTCGGCGCAGGGGCTGTATCAGGGCCAGGCACTCACCGCGCGCCTGCCGGAGGTGCGCGACAAGATGGAGCGCGCCGCACTGGAGGAAAACGATCACCTGGAATGGTGCGAGCGCCGCGCGAAGGAAATGGGCACCCACGTCAGTTACCTCAACCCGCTGTGGTATGCGGGTTCGTTGGCCATCGGCGCCCTGGCCGGTGCCGCCGGCGACAAGTGGAGCCTGGGCTTCGTGGTGGAGACCGAACATCAGGTGGTGCGGCACCTGGACGAGCATCTGGCGCAATTGCCGGAGCACGATCAGAAAAGCCGCGCCATCCTCGAGCAGATGAAGGAGGACGAGGCGCACCACGCCACCCTCGCCCTGCATGCCGGCGGCGCCCCGCTGCCGGAGCCGGTGAAGAGGCTGATGGGTCTGGTGTCGAAGGTAATGACGCGGACGACCTATTGGATATAA
- a CDS encoding (Fe-S)-binding protein, with product MNLLSQILADADRCVLCGMCLPHCPTYGLSHNEAESPRGRISLMLAVARGQLEADAGLLGHLDRCLGCRACEAMCPSLVPYGRLLRNTREHLYRQEHSRLADTLATPARRKLLGGALHLFQASGLQKITQRLHLLGDSAVGRLLQGLPEGGAAPSLPEFTPAQGVQRGQVALFTGCTGDLLQRRLLHDARRLLSALGYAVHIPSQQGCCGALHVQQGDGATARHLAQQNLAAFPAEAEAILSVASGCGALLHEYDDLLEDERAAGFARRVIDINAFLAGLDWPETLVLRPLPQKVAVHESCTLRNVLRGQQALYTLLRHIPQLEVVELPHNERCCGAAGSYLVDHPAEADTLRADKVAAVAELQPQWLASANIGCAMHLAAGLRAAGLAVEVVHPVSLLVKQVTSDK from the coding sequence TTGAACTTGCTATCCCAGATCCTGGCCGACGCTGATCGCTGCGTGCTGTGCGGCATGTGTCTGCCCCACTGTCCCACCTATGGTCTGAGCCATAACGAGGCGGAATCGCCGCGCGGGCGCATCTCCCTGATGCTGGCGGTCGCGCGCGGCCAGCTGGAGGCGGATGCCGGGCTGCTTGGCCACCTCGATCGTTGCCTGGGCTGCCGCGCCTGCGAGGCGATGTGCCCCTCCCTGGTGCCCTACGGCCGCCTGCTGCGCAACACACGCGAACATTTATATCGGCAGGAACATTCCCGCCTTGCCGACACGCTGGCGACACCGGCGCGGCGCAAGCTGCTGGGCGGCGCATTGCACCTGTTCCAGGCCAGCGGCCTGCAAAAGATCACGCAGCGGCTGCATCTGCTCGGCGACAGTGCCGTCGGACGGTTGCTGCAGGGCCTGCCGGAGGGCGGCGCCGCGCCGTCCCTGCCGGAATTTACGCCGGCACAGGGCGTACAGCGCGGGCAGGTGGCGCTGTTCACCGGCTGCACCGGCGACCTGCTGCAGCGCCGCTTGCTGCACGATGCCCGCAGGCTGTTGAGTGCGCTGGGGTATGCGGTGCATATCCCGTCACAGCAAGGCTGCTGCGGTGCGTTGCATGTGCAGCAGGGCGACGGCGCGACGGCACGGCACCTGGCACAGCAGAATCTGGCGGCCTTCCCCGCCGAGGCCGAGGCCATCCTCAGCGTGGCCAGCGGCTGCGGCGCCCTGCTGCATGAATACGACGACCTGCTGGAGGACGAGCGCGCCGCCGGCTTTGCCCGTCGCGTAATCGACATCAACGCGTTTCTCGCCGGACTGGACTGGCCCGAAACTCTGGTGCTGCGGCCGTTGCCGCAGAAGGTAGCGGTGCATGAGTCCTGTACCCTGCGCAATGTGCTGCGCGGGCAGCAGGCGCTGTACACCCTGCTGCGCCACATCCCGCAGCTGGAGGTCGTCGAGTTGCCGCACAACGAGCGCTGCTGCGGCGCCGCCGGCAGCTATCTGGTCGACCATCCGGCCGAGGCCGATACCCTGCGGGCCGACAAGGTCGCCGCCGTGGCGGAACTGCAACCGCAGTGGCTGGCCAGCGCCAACATCGGCTGCGCCATGCATCTCGCGGCCGGACTGCGCGCGGCGGGGCTGGCGGTGGAGGTAGTGCATCCGGTGTCGCTGCTGGTCAAACAAGTGACAAGTGACAAGTGA
- a CDS encoding (2Fe-2S) ferredoxin domain-containing protein, with protein sequence MSYYKHHVFFCTNQREGKACCQDHNAQALRDYAKDKVKQLGLAGPGGVRINSAGCLDRCSEGPVIVIYPQETWYTYVDREDIDEIIEQHLQHDRVVERLKI encoded by the coding sequence ATGTCCTACTACAAACACCACGTTTTCTTCTGCACCAACCAGCGCGAAGGCAAGGCCTGTTGCCAGGACCACAACGCCCAGGCGCTGCGCGACTACGCCAAGGACAAGGTGAAGCAACTGGGCCTCGCCGGTCCCGGCGGTGTGCGCATCAACAGCGCCGGCTGTCTCGACCGCTGCAGCGAGGGGCCGGTGATCGTCATCTATCCGCAGGAAACCTGGTACACCTACGTCGACCGCGAAGACATCGATGAGATCATCGAACAGCACCTGCAGCACGACCGCGTGGTCGAACGGCTGAAAATCTGA
- the rplM gene encoding 50S ribosomal protein L13 has product MIGTKTFSAKPAEVKRDWYVVDAAGKTLGRLASEIASRLRGKHKAVYTPHVDTGDYIIVVNAEKVHVTGRKATDKMYYHHTGFPGGIKEISFDKLIDKAPERVLEIAVKGMLPKNSLGRAMFSKLKVYAGPEHAHAAQQPKPLDI; this is encoded by the coding sequence ATGATTGGTACAAAGACTTTTAGCGCGAAGCCCGCCGAAGTGAAGCGCGACTGGTACGTCGTCGACGCTGCCGGCAAGACCCTCGGCCGCCTCGCTTCTGAGATTGCTTCGCGCCTGCGCGGCAAGCACAAGGCCGTATACACCCCGCATGTGGATACCGGCGATTACATCATTGTGGTCAATGCCGAGAAGGTGCACGTCACCGGCCGCAAGGCGACCGACAAGATGTACTACCACCACACCGGCTTCCCCGGCGGCATCAAGGAAATCAGCTTCGACAAGCTGATCGACAAGGCCCCCGAGCGCGTGCTGGAAATCGCCGTCAAGGGCATGCTGCCGAAGAACTCCCTCGGCCGCGCCATGTTCAGCAAGCTGAAGGTATACGCCGGCCCTGAGCACGCCCACGCCGCCCAGCAGCCGAAGCCGCTGGACATCTGA
- the rpsI gene encoding 30S ribosomal protein S9: protein MAQTQAINTTGRRKTSSARAFLAPGKGAITVNGRDLDAYFGRVTARMVVRQPLEAVELTDKFDIKVTVVGGGTTGQAGAIRHAIARALVGYDEGLRGALRRGNFLTRDAREVERKKVGLHKARKRPQYSKR, encoded by the coding sequence ATGGCACAGACCCAAGCTATCAACACCACCGGCCGCCGCAAGACCTCTTCCGCGCGTGCCTTCCTGGCCCCCGGCAAGGGCGCCATCACCGTCAACGGCCGTGACCTCGACGCCTATTTTGGCCGCGTCACCGCCCGTATGGTCGTGCGCCAGCCGCTGGAAGCCGTTGAGCTGACCGACAAGTTCGACATCAAGGTTACCGTCGTTGGCGGCGGCACCACCGGCCAGGCCGGCGCCATCCGCCACGCCATCGCCCGTGCCCTGGTGGGTTACGACGAAGGCCTGCGTGGCGCCCTGCGCCGCGGCAACTTCCTGACCCGCGATGCCCGCGAAGTCGAGCGCAAGAAGGTCGGCCTGCACAAGGCGCGCAAGCGTCCGCAGTACTCGAAGCGTTAA
- a CDS encoding four helix bundle protein — translation MDAFEKLEVWKRSARLSVELYKQLSGCRDAGFKDQITRAALSVPSNIAEGYERDSGREFARFLRIAKGSCGELRTQLYIGAEAGFMDKPVALDMVAEATEIARMLQGLIARCAAN, via the coding sequence ATGGATGCTTTCGAGAAGTTGGAAGTCTGGAAGCGGAGCGCGCGGCTATCTGTGGAGTTGTACAAGCAACTTTCAGGATGCCGCGATGCCGGGTTCAAGGATCAAATCACCCGCGCTGCTTTGTCGGTACCTTCCAATATCGCAGAGGGCTACGAGCGGGATTCTGGGCGTGAATTTGCCCGCTTCCTGCGCATTGCCAAGGGATCGTGTGGTGAACTGCGGACGCAGTTGTACATCGGTGCTGAGGCAGGGTTCATGGATAAGCCCGTGGCGCTCGACATGGTTGCCGAGGCAACCGAGATCGCAAGAATGCTCCAGGGTCTGATCGCGCGCTGCGCAGCGAACTGA
- a CDS encoding HigA family addiction module antitoxin, producing the protein MTIRREDLNKMDFSDLVEAGDKLPAVHPGEILLHEFMTPLGLSANALAGALHVPANRISGIVNGSRSVTADTALRLARYFGTTAEFWMGLQKDYELENARRVELAAIEKEVSPRAA; encoded by the coding sequence ATGACCATACGGCGTGAAGACCTCAACAAGATGGACTTTTCCGATCTGGTTGAAGCGGGGGACAAACTGCCCGCAGTTCACCCAGGGGAGATTCTGCTGCATGAATTCATGACGCCGCTGGGGCTTTCCGCCAATGCCCTGGCTGGTGCGCTGCATGTACCCGCCAACCGGATCAGCGGCATCGTTAACGGATCGCGCTCAGTGACCGCGGACACGGCACTGCGCCTGGCGCGCTATTTCGGCACTACCGCCGAATTCTGGATGGGATTGCAAAAGGATTACGAATTGGAAAACGCCCGGCGGGTGGAGCTTGCCGCTATCGAAAAGGAAGTTTCTCCCCGCGCAGCTTGA
- a CDS encoding type II toxin-antitoxin system RelE/ParE family toxin has protein sequence MITSFRDKETAALFMGERVKRYPPDIRQPARRKLAQLEQVCRVDELRIPPGNRFEALKGDRNGRWSIRINEQWRICFRFENGNAWDVEIVDYH, from the coding sequence ATGATCACGTCCTTCCGCGACAAGGAAACGGCAGCCTTGTTTATGGGTGAGCGCGTGAAGCGCTATCCCCCTGATATCAGGCAACCGGCCCGCCGCAAGCTGGCGCAATTGGAACAGGTATGTCGTGTTGATGAGTTACGTATCCCGCCGGGTAACCGTTTCGAGGCATTGAAGGGAGATCGGAACGGCCGCTGGAGCATACGCATCAACGAGCAGTGGCGTATATGTTTTCGCTTTGAAAACGGCAACGCCTGGGATGTGGAGATAGTGGATTACCATTGA
- a CDS encoding porin: MKKSAIAVAVAAVLAAPVALAEVSISGGLQAELRSVDGDGGMRDGLYATDGGETGSENGGSYGFIKFSASEDLGDGLKAIAMWNGVANVGDTSAAGGITGRDAYVGLSGGFGTVLAGTLSTPYKSSTVGWDPLVMTSLQARGNGGMSDLHNGYASNAIAYAGTFGAAKVVAAIVLDEGNDPTNATDTNGEHAMSFSVNAPVGPVELAVAHVAADKFSDINNLGLGATATLVGATTFNDLSATKVGVKWVSGDLTVSGQYEMLTVNTIDPTVVNVNAAYKMGNNTLVVSVGQTDWDQANVDETTYMAVAAKHAFSKNTTGWVGYRSTDLGNLMGGADQDETSLSAGLRVAF, from the coding sequence ATGAAGAAGAGTGCAATTGCTGTTGCCGTTGCTGCCGTGCTGGCTGCTCCCGTAGCCCTGGCTGAGGTTTCTATTTCTGGTGGCCTGCAGGCTGAGCTGCGTTCCGTTGACGGTGACGGCGGCATGCGCGATGGTCTGTATGCCACCGATGGTGGTGAGACCGGTTCCGAGAACGGTGGCTCCTACGGCTTCATCAAGTTCTCCGCTTCCGAGGACCTGGGTGACGGCCTGAAGGCCATCGCCATGTGGAACGGCGTTGCCAACGTTGGTGACACCAGCGCCGCTGGCGGTATCACTGGTCGTGACGCCTATGTTGGTCTGTCCGGTGGTTTCGGTACCGTTCTGGCTGGTACCCTGAGCACCCCGTACAAGTCCTCCACCGTAGGCTGGGATCCGCTGGTCATGACCTCCCTGCAGGCTCGTGGTAACGGTGGTATGTCCGACCTGCACAACGGCTATGCCTCCAACGCCATCGCCTATGCCGGTACCTTCGGTGCTGCCAAGGTTGTTGCTGCCATCGTCCTGGACGAGGGTAATGACCCCACCAATGCCACGGATACCAATGGCGAACACGCCATGTCCTTCTCCGTGAATGCCCCGGTTGGCCCTGTTGAGCTGGCTGTTGCCCACGTGGCTGCTGACAAGTTCAGCGACATCAACAACCTGGGTCTGGGTGCTACCGCTACCCTGGTTGGCGCTACCACCTTCAACGATCTGTCCGCTACCAAGGTGGGCGTGAAGTGGGTATCTGGTGACCTGACTGTTTCTGGCCAGTACGAAATGCTGACCGTCAACACCATTGACCCGACCGTGGTGAATGTCAACGCTGCCTACAAGATGGGCAACAACACCCTCGTTGTCTCTGTCGGCCAGACCGACTGGGATCAGGCTAACGTTGATGAGACCACCTACATGGCCGTTGCTGCTAAGCACGCCTTCAGCAAGAACACCACTGGTTGGGTTGGTTACCGCTCCACCGACCTGGGTAACCTGATGGGTGGTGCTGATCAGGATGAGACCAGCCTCTCCGCCGGTCTGCGCGTAGCGTTCTAA
- a CDS encoding DUF4160 domain-containing protein, which translates to MPTIRGITGPYRLFFVSFDCHEPKHVHVQRERKVCKYWVNPVALASNHGFSPTELNIIRQLVLANRDRILEAWDEHCGPFG; encoded by the coding sequence ATGCCGACAATCCGCGGAATAACAGGACCTTACCGACTATTCTTTGTCAGTTTCGATTGTCATGAGCCCAAACACGTTCACGTACAGCGAGAGCGGAAGGTTTGCAAGTACTGGGTAAATCCCGTTGCATTGGCGAGCAACCACGGGTTTTCACCCACCGAGTTGAACATTATTCGCCAACTCGTGTTGGCGAATCGCGACAGAATCCTGGAGGCATGGGATGAGCATTGCGGCCCCTTTGGTTGA
- a CDS encoding DUF2442 domain-containing protein — MSIAAPLVEARITDLRVTEAEITACLVDGRTVSVPLAWSWRLSEASPEQRNHWEILGDGAYIHWPDVDEDISIEGMLYGAPAPRPLAGSLGGSLGSE; from the coding sequence ATGAGCATTGCGGCCCCTTTGGTTGAAGCACGTATTACCGACTTGCGCGTTACAGAGGCGGAGATCACCGCCTGTCTTGTGGACGGACGCACGGTGAGTGTGCCGCTCGCCTGGTCGTGGCGTTTGTCCGAGGCGAGCCCGGAACAGCGTAACCACTGGGAAATTCTTGGCGATGGGGCGTATATCCATTGGCCTGATGTCGATGAAGACATCAGTATCGAGGGTATGCTTTACGGCGCACCGGCCCCCCGTCCCCTGGCGGGGAGTTTGGGCGGGAGTTTGGGGTCAGAGTAA
- a CDS encoding transposase — protein MARLPRICPIGIPQHVIQRGNNRQPCFADERDFAAYADWLGEAARKCGVAVHAWVFMTNHVHLLVTPTVAGSVSRMMQALGRRYVRYFNHTYRRTGTLWEGRFRSCLVEADTYLLTCQRYIEMNPVRAGMVVRPSDYHWSSFHANALGITSGLWTPHPTYLCLGNNARERAQAYLGLFAAPLDEQSVVKIRAATNMGLALGNDRFKEEIERLTGRRLNKLKRGPKPTGELLL, from the coding sequence ATGGCCCGCCTGCCCCGCATTTGTCCCATTGGGATTCCCCAGCACGTCATTCAGCGTGGTAATAATCGTCAACCTTGTTTTGCCGATGAGCGGGACTTCGCCGCCTATGCCGATTGGCTGGGAGAGGCCGCGCGCAAATGTGGCGTAGCCGTCCACGCCTGGGTGTTCATGACCAATCACGTGCATCTGTTGGTGACGCCAACGGTGGCGGGCAGCGTTTCTCGCATGATGCAGGCGCTCGGGCGCCGTTACGTGCGCTATTTCAATCACACCTATCGCAGGACGGGAACGCTATGGGAAGGGCGTTTCAGGTCGTGTCTTGTCGAGGCGGATACGTATCTGCTGACTTGCCAACGCTACATCGAGATGAATCCCGTGCGCGCCGGCATGGTGGTGCGGCCGTCTGACTACCACTGGTCCAGCTTTCATGCCAACGCACTCGGCATCACGAGCGGTCTATGGACGCCACATCCGACCTATCTTTGCCTCGGTAACAATGCCCGAGAGCGGGCCCAAGCTTATCTTGGGTTATTTGCCGCCCCGCTTGACGAGCAATCCGTCGTGAAAATCCGGGCAGCCACAAATATGGGGCTGGCGCTGGGTAACGACCGGTTCAAGGAGGAAATCGAACGACTGACCGGTCGGAGGCTGAATAAGCTGAAACGAGGACCGAAGCCAACGGGTGAGTTGTTACTCTGA
- the relB gene encoding DUF6290 family protein: MLAIRLPEEIESRLEALAKKTGRTKTYYARQAILEYMDDLEDIYLAEQVARQIEAGDMKTYSLEDVERELGLAD, encoded by the coding sequence ATGCTTGCCATCCGTTTACCCGAAGAAATCGAATCCCGCCTTGAGGCGCTGGCCAAGAAGACCGGCCGCACCAAGACCTATTACGCCCGCCAGGCGATCCTCGAATATATGGATGATTTGGAGGATATCTATCTCGCTGAACAGGTCGCCCGGCAAATCGAAGCGGGCGACATGAAGACTTATTCGCTTGAGGATGTGGAGCGTGAGCTTGGTTTGGCAGATTGA
- a CDS encoding type II toxin-antitoxin system RelE/ParE family toxin, translated as MSLVWQIEISALARRQLSNLDKVVARRIVTFLQERVASNADPRATGKPLKGELKDYWRYRVGDWRILCEIKDNCVTLLVLHVGHRREVYK; from the coding sequence GTGAGCTTGGTTTGGCAGATTGAGATATCTGCGCTGGCCAGGAGGCAACTGTCCAACCTCGACAAGGTGGTTGCCAGGCGTATCGTGACCTTTCTGCAGGAACGTGTGGCATCAAACGCGGATCCTCGTGCGACGGGCAAGCCGCTCAAGGGGGAATTAAAGGACTATTGGCGTTACCGCGTGGGTGACTGGCGCATACTGTGCGAAATCAAGGATAACTGTGTCACGCTGCTGGTGTTGCACGTTGGACATCGGCGTGAAGTTTACAAATAA
- a CDS encoding phosphate-starvation-inducible PsiE family protein yields MSDNNQQRYDPEHHTDFSVEHRDSLIDGLHKVIRQAVRTLAVLMVLVILWGIGDVVWVLYQRLMEPPFMLLAINDILATFGAFLAVLIAIEIFVNITMYLRDDIIHVKLVIATALMAIARKVIVFDFSVVGHEYVWATAAVVLALGVTYWLVSGRARS; encoded by the coding sequence GTGAGCGACAACAATCAGCAGCGGTACGACCCGGAGCACCACACCGATTTTTCCGTCGAGCACCGCGATTCGCTGATTGACGGGTTGCACAAGGTCATCCGTCAGGCGGTGCGCACGTTGGCGGTGTTGATGGTGCTGGTGATTCTGTGGGGTATCGGCGATGTGGTCTGGGTGCTGTATCAGCGCCTGATGGAGCCGCCGTTCATGCTGCTGGCCATCAACGATATTCTCGCCACCTTCGGCGCCTTTCTCGCCGTGCTCATTGCCATCGAGATCTTCGTCAACATCACCATGTACCTGCGTGATGACATCATTCACGTCAAGCTGGTCATCGCCACCGCTCTGATGGCCATTGCGCGCAAGGTCATCGTGTTCGATTTCAGCGTGGTCGGCCACGAGTACGTATGGGCCACGGCGGCCGTGGTGCTGGCGCTGGGTGTGACCTACTGGCTGGTGTCAGGTCGCGCCCGTTCCTGA